A genome region from Salarias fasciatus unplaced genomic scaffold, fSalaFa1.1, whole genome shotgun sequence includes the following:
- the trappc8 gene encoding trafficking protein particle complex subunit 8 isoform X1 — protein sequence MARCAQSVEEFIQDAFAPAVAVLCSGEAERLCRKNDLSFSELLRPFCRLTSEGHIRDPNNQVHVVKNLRICVSDIAAAGAAGAAAAAAPRRRLLSEVVQSTQPQEGAAAGAMTAGDYEISFGDDAVRASAPWHSVRERTLREICGGGGRHTVTTPWFEAYRENFLQSTPVSEHEFLNHHLACLLVASSSEPSPVDQFQQLSQEQHRVQHGGDVPLPRWFTPNTLKYYVLLHDVADGDEPRADAAYEDMKQRYGAQGCHLLKINSRPASERGAEQIPDPWSQYLQRRGQDPEDGGGPAEAELPPEEGAADAEAAKAPAGGNHGACLTLIDHDRIRQFVQEFTFRGLLPHIEKNIRQLNDQLVSRKGLSRSLFTATKKWFGGGKIPEKGGAEPKSASGVLYPPEAPELQIRKMADLCFLVQHYELAYSCYHTAKKDFLSDQAMLYAAGALEMAAVAAFLQAGASRPYPAHYMDTAIQTYRDVCRNGVLAERCALLSADILKSQGKFSEAATLLIKMTSEDCDLRSALLLEQAAHCFVNMRTPMVRKFSFHMILAGHRFSKAGQRRHALRCYLQALQVYRGRGWALAEDHINFTVGRQSFTLGRAEPAAAAFRLVLSNDSRQTAAQQGAFLREFLFVHQSAAPGPPDELPLLPLPHIQTPAVRVYFGHERRPAQGEKQAATHVSLDQELDHEQAAMWARLEERLLAAAHGGALPAGFQPTQSCLDQHTDNQRPPQAVVNEPVVVELAFRNPLKVPLALSNLSLLWTFQANDATTDEDSEAVTPQTIQEFLLNPEETKTTRLKLLPRRTGQMKVTGVAYELAAAAAAPCAEASQPEPLRALAVRGRQDLHIRGPRLNLTKEDKMSVRHGVDRRLEPVITAPMPLMEVFFLDFPTALLCGEVRRTTVEFGNVGAVALCGLRVASTHPDFFAFESRGSGPGPGTEQDPVPIDGGVLRPGQSVQLPLWLRGPDQEGVHEIHFLFYYQSAESGLKVSHRVLRHTAFICAGRSLSVRASARRSGGGGALVFMDVENIAASDGGPRQFHILQVSSSSRRWRLHQRINPTADCKLASRERAKLCFRAAPCPRSEGDGERERPVVADLDLGVGRVKAAFPLLPRRAGAGGTRDELDLTVVVMWKALAVEDGRDVVLEGQLHVALQALGQDAVSPPPKDEAAAEMLLLKFRAEPGPAAAPPPSPPPAEPAPLVKTSLEHPENFSHAFRRSSLCVVPVALTLSNCCSDPVDVDVDLTNSSDVHSCFSWVGKSRLAVRLRPREVRSVGLRACFPRAGVYNLNTPRVSAWAAGTAGRRAAPAAAAGPALIVIGCA from the exons ATGGCGCGCTGCGCCCAGTCGGTGGAGGAGTTCATCCAGGACGCCTTCGCGCCCGCGGTGGCCGTGCTGTGCAGCGGGGAGGCGGAGAGGCTCTGCCGGAAGAACGACCTGAGCTTCTCCGAGCTGCTGCGGCCTTTCTGCAGACTCACGTCCGAAG GCCACATCCGGGACCCCAACAATCAGGTGCACGTGGTGAAGAACCTGCGCATCTGCGTCAGCGAcatcgccgccgccggcgccgccggcgccgccgccgccgccgcgccgcgccgccgcctgCTCAGCGAGGTGGTGCAGTCCACCCAGCCCCAGgagggcgccgccgccggcgccatGACCGCCGGCGACTACGAGATCAGCTTCGGCG ACGACGCCGTTAGAGCTAGCGCTCCCTGGCACAGCGTGCGGGAGCGAACGCTGCGGGAaatctgcggcggcggcgggcggcacACAG tgaccACCCCGTGGTTCGAGGCCTACAGGGAGAACTTCCTGCAGTCCACGCCGGTGTCGGAGCACGAGTTCCTCAACCACCACCTGGCCT GCCTGCTGGTGGCCTCGTCCTCGGAGCCGTCCCCGGTGGACCAGTTCCAGCAGCTGTCCCAGGAGCAGCACCGCGTCCAGCACGGCGGCGACGTGCCCCTCCCCCGCTGGTTCACCCCCAACACGCTCAAGTACTACGTCCTGCTGCACGACGTGGCCGACGGCGACGAGCCGCG GGCCGACGCCGCGTACGAGGACATGAAGCAGCGCTACGGCGCGCAGGGCTGCCACCTGCTGAAGATCAACTCCCGGCCGGCGTCGGAGCGCGGCGCCGAGCAGATCCCCGACCCCTGGAGCCAGTACCTGCAGAGGAGGGGCCAG GACCCGGAGGACGGCGGAGGCCCTGCCGAGGCGGAGCTCCCTCCGGAGGAAG GCGCCGCCGACGCGGAGGCGGCGAAGGCGCCGGCGGGCGGGAACCACGGCGCCTGCCTGACCCTGATCGACCACGACCGGATCCGGCAGTTCGTCCAGGAGTTCACCTTCCGCGGCCTGCTGCCGCACATCGAGAAGAACATCCGGCAGCTCAACGACCAG ctggtGTCCAGGAAAGGCCTGAGCCGCTCCCTCTTCACCGCCACCAAGAAGTGGTTCGGCGGCGGGAAGATCCCGGAGAAGGGTGGCGCCGAGCCCAAGAGCGCCTCCGGCGTCCT GTACCCCCCCGAGGCGCCGGAGCTGCAGATCCGCAAGATGGCCGACCTGTGCTTCCTGGTGCAGCACTACGAGCTGGCGTACAGCTGCTACCACACGGCCAAGAAGGACTTCCTGTCGGACCAGGCCATGCTGTACGCCGCGGGGGCGCTG GAgatggcggcggtggcggcctTCCTGCAGGCCGGGGCGTCCCGGCCGTACCCGGCGCACTACATGGACACCGCCATCCAGACCTACCGCGACGTGTGCAG GAACGGCGTGCTGGCCGAGCGCTGCGCCCTGCTGAGCGCCGACATCCTGAAGAGCCAGGGGAAGTTCTCCGAAGCGGCGACGCTCCTCATCAAGATGACCAGCGAG GACTGCGACCTGCGCAGCGCcctcctgctggagcaggcCGCTCACTGCTTCGTCAACATGCGCACCCCCATGGTGCGGAAGTTCTCCTTCCACATGATCCTGGCCGGGCACCGCTTCAGCAAGGCAGGGCAG CGCCGCCACGCCCTGCGCTGCTacctgcaggcgctgcaggtGTACCGGGGCCGGGGCTGGGCCCTGGCCGAGGACCACATCAACTTCACGGTGGGCCGCCAGTCCTTCACGCTGGGCCGGGCcgagccggccgccgccgccttccgCCTGGTGCTGAGCAACGACAGCCGGCAGACGGCCGCCCAGCAGGGCGCCTTCCTGCGCGAGTTCCTCTTCGTGCACCAGAGCGCCGCCCCGGGGCCGCCGGACGAGCTGCCCCTGCTGCCCCTCCCCCACATCCAGACCCCGGCCGTCCGGGTCTACTTCGGACACGAGCGCCGGCCGGCGCAAG GGGAGAAGCAGGCGGCCACTCACGTGTCCCTGGACCAGGAGTTGGACCACGAGCAGGCCGCCATGTGGGCCCGCCTGGAGGAGCGCCTCCTGGCCGCCGCGCACGGCGGGGCGCTGCCCGCCGGCTTCCAGCCCACTCAGAGCTGCCTGGACCAGCACACGGACAACCAGCGCCCCCCGCAGGCCGTGGTCAACG AACCCGTGGTGGTGGAGCTGGCCTTCAGGAACCCGCTGAAGGTTCCCCTCGCGCTCTCCAACCTCTCGCTCCTCTGGACGTTCCAAGCTAACGACGCCACCACG GACGAGGATAGCGAGGCGGTGACGCCGCAAACCATCCAGGAGTTCCTCCTGAACCCCGAGGAGACCAAGACG ACCCGCCTCAAGCTGCTGCCTCGCCGCACCGGTCAGATGAAGGTCACCGGCGTGGCGTACgagctggcggcggcggcggcggcgccgtgcgCCGAGGCGTCGCAGCCGGAGCCCCTCCGGGCGCTGGCGGTCCGCGGCCGGCAGGACCTGCACATCCGGGGGCCGAGGCTCAACCTGACCAAGGAGGACAAGATGTCGGTGCGGCACGGCGTGGACCGGCGCCTGGAGCCCGTCATAACGGCCCCCATGCCGCTGATGGAG GTCTTCTTCCTGGACTTCCCCACCGCCCTGCTGTGCGGAGAGGTCCGCAGGACCACGGTGGAGTTCGGGAACGTGGGCGCGGTGGCGCTGTGCGGCCTGCGGGTGGCGTCCACGCACCCGGACTTCTTCGCCTTCGAGTCCCGGGGCAGCGGGCCCGGGCCGGGGACGGAGCAGGACCCGGTCCCCATCGACGGCGGCGTCCTGCGGCCCGGGCAGTCGGTCCAGCTGCCCCTGTGGCTCCGCGGTCCGGACCAGGAGGGGGTCCACGaaatccacttcctgttctaCTACCAGAGCGCCGAGAGCGGCCTGAAAGTCAG CCACCGGGTGCTCCGCCACACGGCGTTCATCTGCGCCGGCCGCTCGCTCAGCGTGCGCGCGTCGGCGCgacgcagcggcggcggcggcgcgctggTCTTCATGGACGTGGAGAACATCGCCGCG AGCGACGGCGGCCCGAGACAGTTCCACATCCtgcaggtgtccagcagcagccggcggTGGCGCCTGCACCAGCGCATCAACCCCACCGCCG ACTGTAAGCTCGCCAGCCGGGAACGAGCCAAGCTGTGCTTCCGGGCGGCGCCGTGTCCACGCTCCGAAG GCGACGGGGAGCGGGAGCGGCCCGTCGTGGCGGACCTGGATCTGGGCGTCGGGCGGGTCAAAGCGGCGTTCCCGCTGTTACCGCGACGGGCGGGGGCGGGCGGGACGCGGGACGAGCTGGACCTCACCGTCGTGGTCATGTGGAAG GCGCTGGCGGTGGAGGACGGCAGGGACGTGGTCCTGGAAGGCCAGCTCCACGTGGCGCTGCAGGCCCTCGGGCAGGACGCCGTGTCCCCGCCTCCGAAagacgaggcggcggcggagatgctgctgctgaagttccGGGCGGAGCcgggcccggcggcggcgccgccgccgtcgccgccgcccgCCGAGCCGGCGCCGCTCGTCAAGACCAGCCTGGAGCACCCGGAGAACTTCAGCCACGCCTTCAGGCGGAGCAG tctgtgtgtggtTCCGGTCGCTCTGACGCTGTCCAACTGCTGCTCGGACCCGGTGGACGTGGACGTGGACCTGACCAACAG CTCCGACGTGCACAGCTGCTTCTCCTGGGTGGGCAAGAGCCGGCTGGCGGTCCGGCTGCGGCCGCGGGAGGTCCGCAGCGTGGGCCTGCGGGCCTGCTTCCCTCGCGCCGGCGTGTACAACCTCAACACGCCGCGCGTCTCCGCCTGGGCGGCCGGGACCGCCGGGCGCcgcgccgcccccgccgccgccgccggcccggcGCTCATCGTCATCGGGTGCGCCTGa
- the trappc8 gene encoding trafficking protein particle complex subunit 8 isoform X2, with the protein MARCAQSVEEFIQDAFAPAVAVLCSGEAERLCRKNDLSFSELLRPFCRLTSEGHIRDPNNQVHVVKNLRICVSDIAAAGAAGAAAAAAPRRRLLSEVVQSTQPQEGAAAGAMTAGDYEISFGVTTPWFEAYRENFLQSTPVSEHEFLNHHLACLLVASSSEPSPVDQFQQLSQEQHRVQHGGDVPLPRWFTPNTLKYYVLLHDVADGDEPRADAAYEDMKQRYGAQGCHLLKINSRPASERGAEQIPDPWSQYLQRRGQDPEDGGGPAEAELPPEEGAADAEAAKAPAGGNHGACLTLIDHDRIRQFVQEFTFRGLLPHIEKNIRQLNDQLVSRKGLSRSLFTATKKWFGGGKIPEKGGAEPKSASGVLYPPEAPELQIRKMADLCFLVQHYELAYSCYHTAKKDFLSDQAMLYAAGALEMAAVAAFLQAGASRPYPAHYMDTAIQTYRDVCRNGVLAERCALLSADILKSQGKFSEAATLLIKMTSEDCDLRSALLLEQAAHCFVNMRTPMVRKFSFHMILAGHRFSKAGQRRHALRCYLQALQVYRGRGWALAEDHINFTVGRQSFTLGRAEPAAAAFRLVLSNDSRQTAAQQGAFLREFLFVHQSAAPGPPDELPLLPLPHIQTPAVRVYFGHERRPAQGEKQAATHVSLDQELDHEQAAMWARLEERLLAAAHGGALPAGFQPTQSCLDQHTDNQRPPQAVVNEPVVVELAFRNPLKVPLALSNLSLLWTFQANDATTDEDSEAVTPQTIQEFLLNPEETKTTRLKLLPRRTGQMKVTGVAYELAAAAAAPCAEASQPEPLRALAVRGRQDLHIRGPRLNLTKEDKMSVRHGVDRRLEPVITAPMPLMEVFFLDFPTALLCGEVRRTTVEFGNVGAVALCGLRVASTHPDFFAFESRGSGPGPGTEQDPVPIDGGVLRPGQSVQLPLWLRGPDQEGVHEIHFLFYYQSAESGLKVSHRVLRHTAFICAGRSLSVRASARRSGGGGALVFMDVENIAASDGGPRQFHILQVSSSSRRWRLHQRINPTADCKLASRERAKLCFRAAPCPRSEGDGERERPVVADLDLGVGRVKAAFPLLPRRAGAGGTRDELDLTVVVMWKALAVEDGRDVVLEGQLHVALQALGQDAVSPPPKDEAAAEMLLLKFRAEPGPAAAPPPSPPPAEPAPLVKTSLEHPENFSHAFRRSSLCVVPVALTLSNCCSDPVDVDVDLTNSSDVHSCFSWVGKSRLAVRLRPREVRSVGLRACFPRAGVYNLNTPRVSAWAAGTAGRRAAPAAAAGPALIVIGCA; encoded by the exons ATGGCGCGCTGCGCCCAGTCGGTGGAGGAGTTCATCCAGGACGCCTTCGCGCCCGCGGTGGCCGTGCTGTGCAGCGGGGAGGCGGAGAGGCTCTGCCGGAAGAACGACCTGAGCTTCTCCGAGCTGCTGCGGCCTTTCTGCAGACTCACGTCCGAAG GCCACATCCGGGACCCCAACAATCAGGTGCACGTGGTGAAGAACCTGCGCATCTGCGTCAGCGAcatcgccgccgccggcgccgccggcgccgccgccgccgccgcgccgcgccgccgcctgCTCAGCGAGGTGGTGCAGTCCACCCAGCCCCAGgagggcgccgccgccggcgccatGACCGCCGGCGACTACGAGATCAGCTTCGGCG tgaccACCCCGTGGTTCGAGGCCTACAGGGAGAACTTCCTGCAGTCCACGCCGGTGTCGGAGCACGAGTTCCTCAACCACCACCTGGCCT GCCTGCTGGTGGCCTCGTCCTCGGAGCCGTCCCCGGTGGACCAGTTCCAGCAGCTGTCCCAGGAGCAGCACCGCGTCCAGCACGGCGGCGACGTGCCCCTCCCCCGCTGGTTCACCCCCAACACGCTCAAGTACTACGTCCTGCTGCACGACGTGGCCGACGGCGACGAGCCGCG GGCCGACGCCGCGTACGAGGACATGAAGCAGCGCTACGGCGCGCAGGGCTGCCACCTGCTGAAGATCAACTCCCGGCCGGCGTCGGAGCGCGGCGCCGAGCAGATCCCCGACCCCTGGAGCCAGTACCTGCAGAGGAGGGGCCAG GACCCGGAGGACGGCGGAGGCCCTGCCGAGGCGGAGCTCCCTCCGGAGGAAG GCGCCGCCGACGCGGAGGCGGCGAAGGCGCCGGCGGGCGGGAACCACGGCGCCTGCCTGACCCTGATCGACCACGACCGGATCCGGCAGTTCGTCCAGGAGTTCACCTTCCGCGGCCTGCTGCCGCACATCGAGAAGAACATCCGGCAGCTCAACGACCAG ctggtGTCCAGGAAAGGCCTGAGCCGCTCCCTCTTCACCGCCACCAAGAAGTGGTTCGGCGGCGGGAAGATCCCGGAGAAGGGTGGCGCCGAGCCCAAGAGCGCCTCCGGCGTCCT GTACCCCCCCGAGGCGCCGGAGCTGCAGATCCGCAAGATGGCCGACCTGTGCTTCCTGGTGCAGCACTACGAGCTGGCGTACAGCTGCTACCACACGGCCAAGAAGGACTTCCTGTCGGACCAGGCCATGCTGTACGCCGCGGGGGCGCTG GAgatggcggcggtggcggcctTCCTGCAGGCCGGGGCGTCCCGGCCGTACCCGGCGCACTACATGGACACCGCCATCCAGACCTACCGCGACGTGTGCAG GAACGGCGTGCTGGCCGAGCGCTGCGCCCTGCTGAGCGCCGACATCCTGAAGAGCCAGGGGAAGTTCTCCGAAGCGGCGACGCTCCTCATCAAGATGACCAGCGAG GACTGCGACCTGCGCAGCGCcctcctgctggagcaggcCGCTCACTGCTTCGTCAACATGCGCACCCCCATGGTGCGGAAGTTCTCCTTCCACATGATCCTGGCCGGGCACCGCTTCAGCAAGGCAGGGCAG CGCCGCCACGCCCTGCGCTGCTacctgcaggcgctgcaggtGTACCGGGGCCGGGGCTGGGCCCTGGCCGAGGACCACATCAACTTCACGGTGGGCCGCCAGTCCTTCACGCTGGGCCGGGCcgagccggccgccgccgccttccgCCTGGTGCTGAGCAACGACAGCCGGCAGACGGCCGCCCAGCAGGGCGCCTTCCTGCGCGAGTTCCTCTTCGTGCACCAGAGCGCCGCCCCGGGGCCGCCGGACGAGCTGCCCCTGCTGCCCCTCCCCCACATCCAGACCCCGGCCGTCCGGGTCTACTTCGGACACGAGCGCCGGCCGGCGCAAG GGGAGAAGCAGGCGGCCACTCACGTGTCCCTGGACCAGGAGTTGGACCACGAGCAGGCCGCCATGTGGGCCCGCCTGGAGGAGCGCCTCCTGGCCGCCGCGCACGGCGGGGCGCTGCCCGCCGGCTTCCAGCCCACTCAGAGCTGCCTGGACCAGCACACGGACAACCAGCGCCCCCCGCAGGCCGTGGTCAACG AACCCGTGGTGGTGGAGCTGGCCTTCAGGAACCCGCTGAAGGTTCCCCTCGCGCTCTCCAACCTCTCGCTCCTCTGGACGTTCCAAGCTAACGACGCCACCACG GACGAGGATAGCGAGGCGGTGACGCCGCAAACCATCCAGGAGTTCCTCCTGAACCCCGAGGAGACCAAGACG ACCCGCCTCAAGCTGCTGCCTCGCCGCACCGGTCAGATGAAGGTCACCGGCGTGGCGTACgagctggcggcggcggcggcggcgccgtgcgCCGAGGCGTCGCAGCCGGAGCCCCTCCGGGCGCTGGCGGTCCGCGGCCGGCAGGACCTGCACATCCGGGGGCCGAGGCTCAACCTGACCAAGGAGGACAAGATGTCGGTGCGGCACGGCGTGGACCGGCGCCTGGAGCCCGTCATAACGGCCCCCATGCCGCTGATGGAG GTCTTCTTCCTGGACTTCCCCACCGCCCTGCTGTGCGGAGAGGTCCGCAGGACCACGGTGGAGTTCGGGAACGTGGGCGCGGTGGCGCTGTGCGGCCTGCGGGTGGCGTCCACGCACCCGGACTTCTTCGCCTTCGAGTCCCGGGGCAGCGGGCCCGGGCCGGGGACGGAGCAGGACCCGGTCCCCATCGACGGCGGCGTCCTGCGGCCCGGGCAGTCGGTCCAGCTGCCCCTGTGGCTCCGCGGTCCGGACCAGGAGGGGGTCCACGaaatccacttcctgttctaCTACCAGAGCGCCGAGAGCGGCCTGAAAGTCAG CCACCGGGTGCTCCGCCACACGGCGTTCATCTGCGCCGGCCGCTCGCTCAGCGTGCGCGCGTCGGCGCgacgcagcggcggcggcggcgcgctggTCTTCATGGACGTGGAGAACATCGCCGCG AGCGACGGCGGCCCGAGACAGTTCCACATCCtgcaggtgtccagcagcagccggcggTGGCGCCTGCACCAGCGCATCAACCCCACCGCCG ACTGTAAGCTCGCCAGCCGGGAACGAGCCAAGCTGTGCTTCCGGGCGGCGCCGTGTCCACGCTCCGAAG GCGACGGGGAGCGGGAGCGGCCCGTCGTGGCGGACCTGGATCTGGGCGTCGGGCGGGTCAAAGCGGCGTTCCCGCTGTTACCGCGACGGGCGGGGGCGGGCGGGACGCGGGACGAGCTGGACCTCACCGTCGTGGTCATGTGGAAG GCGCTGGCGGTGGAGGACGGCAGGGACGTGGTCCTGGAAGGCCAGCTCCACGTGGCGCTGCAGGCCCTCGGGCAGGACGCCGTGTCCCCGCCTCCGAAagacgaggcggcggcggagatgctgctgctgaagttccGGGCGGAGCcgggcccggcggcggcgccgccgccgtcgccgccgcccgCCGAGCCGGCGCCGCTCGTCAAGACCAGCCTGGAGCACCCGGAGAACTTCAGCCACGCCTTCAGGCGGAGCAG tctgtgtgtggtTCCGGTCGCTCTGACGCTGTCCAACTGCTGCTCGGACCCGGTGGACGTGGACGTGGACCTGACCAACAG CTCCGACGTGCACAGCTGCTTCTCCTGGGTGGGCAAGAGCCGGCTGGCGGTCCGGCTGCGGCCGCGGGAGGTCCGCAGCGTGGGCCTGCGGGCCTGCTTCCCTCGCGCCGGCGTGTACAACCTCAACACGCCGCGCGTCTCCGCCTGGGCGGCCGGGACCGCCGGGCGCcgcgccgcccccgccgccgccgccggcccggcGCTCATCGTCATCGGGTGCGCCTGa